The following coding sequences lie in one Vitis vinifera cultivar Pinot Noir 40024 chromosome 19, ASM3070453v1 genomic window:
- the LOC100259870 gene encoding putative disease resistance protein RGA3 isoform X1 codes for MADQIPFGVVEHILTNLGSSAFQEIGSMYGVPKEMTKLKGKLGIIKAVLLDAEEKQQQSNHAVKDWVKDWVRSLKGVVYDADDLLDDYATHYLQRGGLARQVSDFFSSENQVAFRLNMSHRLKDIKERIDDIEKGIPMLNLTPRDIVHRRDSHSFVLPSEMVGREENKEEIIGKLLSSKGEEKLSVVAIVGIGGLGKTTLAKLVYNDERVVNHFEFKIWACISDDSGDSFDVIMWIKKILKSLNVGDAESLETMKTKLHEKISQKRYLLVLDDVWNQNPQKWDDVRTLLMVGAIGSKIVVTTRKPRVASIMGDNSPISLEGLEQNHSWDLFSKIAFREGQENLHPEILEIGEEIAKMCKGVPLVIKTLAMILQSKREQGEWLSIRNNKNLLSLGDENENVLGVLKLSYDNLPTHLRQCFTYCALFPKDFEIEKKLVVQLWIAQGYIQPYNNKQLEDIGDQYVEELLSRSLLEKAGTNHFKMHDLIHDLAQSIVGSEILILRSDVNNIPEEVRHVSLFEKVNPMIKALKGKPVRTFLNPYGYSYEDSTIVNSFFSSFMCLRALSLDYVPKCLGKLSHLRYLDLSYNNFEVLPNAITRLKNLQTLKLTGCVSLKRIPDNIGELINLRHLENSRCHDLTHMPHGIGKLTLLQSLPLFVVGNDIGQSRNHKIGGLSELKGLNQLRGGLCIRNLQNVRDVELVSRGGILKGKQCLQSLRLKWIRSGQDGGDEGDKSVMEGLQPHRHLKDIFIQGYEGCSRCKILPPFSQLPSLKSLKLKFMEELVELKEGSLTTPLFPSLESLELHVMPKLKELWRMDLLAEEGPSFSHLSKLYIRACSGLASLHPSPSLSQLEIRDCPNLASLELHSSPSLSQLEIINCHNLASLELHSSPSLSQLEIRNCHNLASLELHWSPSLSQLEIRYCHNLASLELHSSPSLSQLTIIDCHNLASLELPSSLRLSDLDIRKCPNLASLELHSSPSLSQLTIINCHNLASLELHSSPCLSRSWIYECPNLASFKVAPLPSLETLSLFTVRYGVICQIMSVSASLKSLYIGSIDDMISLPKELLQHVSGLVTLRIRECPNLQSLELPSSPSLSELRIINCPNLASFNVASLPRLEELSLRGVRAEVLRQFMFVSASSSLKSLCIREIDGMISLREEPLQYVSTLETLHIVKCSGLATLLHWMGSLSSLTELIIFGCSELKSLPEEIYSLKKLQTFYFCDYPDLEERYKETGEDRAKIAHIPHVSFYSDSIMYSKVGPKSLTFLPIFII; via the exons ATGGCTGACCAAATTCCATTCGGTGTTGTGGAGCACATTTTGACCAACTTGGGGTCCTCGGCGTTTCAAGAAATTGGATCCATGTATGGTGTTCCAAAGGAGATGACCAAGCTCAAGGGGAAACTGGGCATCATCAAGGCTGTGCTTTTGGATGCTGAGGAGAAGCAGCAGCAGAGCAATCATGCAGTCAAAGATTGGGTCAAAGATTGGGTCCGGAGTCTCAAAGGCGTTGTGTATGACGCAGATGACTTGCTGGATGACTATGCAACCCATTATCTTCAGCGAGGAGGATTGGCAAGGCAGGTCAGTGATTTCTTCTCATCTGAAAATCAAGTTGCTTTTCGTTTAAACATGAGTCATAGACTCAAGGATATCAAAGAAAGGATAGATGACATTGAAAAAGGCATCCCCATGTTAAATCTGACTCCACGGGACATAGTACATAGGAGAGACAGCCATTCATTCGTGTTGCCGTCTGAAATGgtaggaagagaagaaaacaaagaggaGATAATAGGGAAGTTGTTGTCGTCCAAGGGTGAAGAAAAGCTTTCGGTTGTTGCCATTGTAGGCATTGGGGGGTTGGGAAAGACCACCCTTGCTAAATTGGTATACAATGATGAAAGAGTGGTCAATCATTTTGAGTTTAAGATATGGGCTTGCATTTCTGATGATTCTGGTGATAGTTTTGATGTTATTATGTggatcaaaaaaattttaaaatctctgAATGTTGGGGATGCTGAAAGTCTGGAGACTATGAAAACTAAGCTTCATGAAAAAATAAGTCAAAAGAGGTACTTGCTAGTCCTCGATGATGTTTGGAATCAAAATCCTCAAAAATGGGATGACGTGAGAACTTTATTAATGGTTGGGGCTATTGGTAGTAAAATTGTAGTGACCACCCGTAAACCAAGAGTTGCATCAATCATGGGAGATAATTCTCCCATTAGTTTGGAAGGTCTGGAACAAAATCACTCCTgggatttattttcaaaaatcgCATTTAGAGAAGGCCAGGAGAATTTGCATCCAGAAATTCTAGAAATTGGAGAAGAAATTGCAAAAATGTGCAAGGGAGTTCCTCTCGTCATTAAGACTTTAGCAATGATATTGCAGTCTAAAAGAGAACAGGGCGAATGGTTGTCTAttagaaacaataaaaatttgttgTCACTTGGCGATGAAAATGAGAATGTTCTAGGGGTGCTGAAATTAAGTTATGATAATTTGCCAACTCATTTGAGACAATGTTTTACATATTGTGCTTTATTTCCAAAAGACTTTGAGATTGAGAAAAAGTTGGTGGTACAACTATGGATAGCACAAGGTTATATTCAACCTTATAATAATAAGCAATTAGAGGATATAGGGGATCAATATGTTGAGGAATTATTGTCAAGGTCATTGTTGGAGAAGGCAGGAACCaatcattttaaaatgcatGACCTTATACATGATCTTGCACAATCAATTGTAGGATCTGAGATCCTTATTTTAAGAAGTGATGTAAATAACATTCCAGAAGAAGTTCGTCATGTATCATTGTTTGAAAAGGTAAATCCTATGATAAAGGCTCTAAAGGGAAAACCCGTAAGGACCTTTCTAAACCCTTATGGATATTCTTATGAAGATAGTACAAttgtaaattcatttttttcgaGTTTTATGTGTCTACGTGCATTGAGTTTAGATTATGTGCCAAAGTGTTTAGGCAAATTGAGTCATTTAAGGTATCTTGATCTTTCCTACAATAATTTTGAGGTACTTCCAAATGCTATTACAAGGTTAAAGAATTTGCAAACACTAAAACTCACAGGGTGTGTCAGTTTAAAAAGGATTCCAGACAATATAGGAGAATTGATCAATCTTAGACACTTGGAGAATAGTAGATGTCATGACTTGACTCATATGCCACATGGAATCGGCAAGTTGACTTTACTTCAAAGTCTACCATTGTTTGTGGTTGGGAATGATATAGGGCAGTCTAGGAATCACAAAATTGGTGGCTTGAGTGAATTGAAAGGCCTTAACCAACTAAGAGGAGGGTTATGCATACGTAATCTTCAAAACGTGAGGGATGTTGAACTGGTATCCAGGGGGGGAattttgaaaggaaaacaaTGTCTTCAGTCCTTGAGATTGAAATGGATACGGTCGGGCCAAGATGGGGGGGATGAGGGTGATAAGTCAGTGATGGAAGGCCTTCAACCACACCGACACCTAAAGGATATCTTTATACAAGGTTACGAAG gATGTTCAAGATGCAAAATTCTGCCACCCTTTTCTCAACTCCCTTCTCTCAAGTCTTTGAAGCTTAAGTTTATGGAAGAACTGGTGGAGTTAAAGGAGGGTTCATTAACAACGCCACTCTTCCCATCTCTTGAATCGCTCGAACTCCATGTCATGCCAAAGTTGAAGGAATTGTGGAGGATGGACTTACTAGCAGAGGAAggtccttcattttctcatctttCGAAGTTATATATTCGTGCATGCTCTGGTTTGGCATCACTGCatccttctccttctctttctcaATTAGAAATCAGAGATTGCCCTAACTTGGCATCCTTGGAACTGCATTCGTCTCCTTCTCTTTCTCAATTAGAGATCATCAATTGCCATAACTTGGCATCCTTGGAACTGCATTCGTCTCCTTCTCTTTCTCAATTAGAGATCAGAAATTGCCATAACTTGGCATCCTTGGAACTGCATTGGTCTCCTTCTCTTTCTCAATTAGAGATCAGATATTGCCATAACTTGGCATCCTTGGAACTGCATTCGTCTCCTTCTCTTTCTCAATTAACGATCATCGATTGCCATAACTTGGCATCCTTGGAACTGCCGTCATCTCTTCGTCTTTCTGATTTAGATATCAGAAAATGCCCTAACTTGGCATCCTTGGAACTGcattcttctccttctctttctcaATTAACGATCATCAATTGCCATAACTTGGCATCCTTGGAACTGCATTCATCTCCTTGTCTTTCTCGATCATGGATCTATGAATGCCCTAACTTGGCATCCTTCAAAGTGGCTCCATTACCTTCTCTTGAGACACTATCTCTGTTCACAGTTAGATATGGTGTGATATGCCAGATAATGTCTGTCTCTGCTTCGTTGAAGTCTCTGTATATTGGAAGCATAGATGATATGATATCTCTCCCGAAGGAGCTACTTCAACATGTTTCTGGCTTGGTAACGTTACGGATCCGTGAGTGTCCTAACTTGCAATCCTTGGAACTGCCGTCATCTCCTTCTCTTTCTGAATTAAGGATCATAAATTGCCCTAACTTGGCATCCTTCAATGTGGCATCATTACCTCGTCTTGAGGAACTAAGCCTGCGTGGAGTCAGAGCAGAGGTACTGAGGCAGTTCATGTTTGTCtctgcttcttcttcattgaagtCTCTGTGTATACGGGAGATTGATGGTATGATATCTCTCCGAGAGGAGCCGCTTCAATATGTTTCCACTCTCGAAACTCTCCACATTGTTAAGTGCTCTGGTTTGGCAACATTACTACACTGGATGGGCAGCCTTTCCTCGCTTACGgaacttattatttttggcTGCTCGGAATTGAAATCACTGCCAGAAGAGATCTATTCCCTTAAAAAACTGCAGACATTTTATTTCTGTGATTATCCAGACCTAGAGGAAAGATACAAGGAAACAGGTGAAGACCGGGCCAAGATTGCTCATATCCCACATGTTAGTTTCTACAGTGATTCGATTATGTATAGTAAGGTAGGTCCGAAATCCCTAACCTTTCTtcccatttttattatttaa
- the LOC100259870 gene encoding putative disease resistance protein RGA3 isoform X2 has product MADQIPFGVVEHILTNLGSSAFQEIGSMYGVPKEMTKLKGKLGIIKAVLLDAEEKQQQSNHAVKDWVKDWVRSLKGVVYDADDLLDDYATHYLQRGGLARQVSDFFSSENQVAFRLNMSHRLKDIKERIDDIEKGIPMLNLTPRDIVHRRDSHSFVLPSEMVGREENKEEIIGKLLSSKGEEKLSVVAIVGIGGLGKTTLAKLVYNDERVVNHFEFKIWACISDDSGDSFDVIMWIKKILKSLNVGDAESLETMKTKLHEKISQKRYLLVLDDVWNQNPQKWDDVRTLLMVGAIGSKIVVTTRKPRVASIMGDNSPISLEGLEQNHSWDLFSKIAFREGQENLHPEILEIGEEIAKMCKGVPLVIKTLAMILQSKREQGEWLSIRNNKNLLSLGDENENVLGVLKLSYDNLPTHLRQCFTYCALFPKDFEIEKKLVVQLWIAQGYIQPYNNKQLEDIGDQYVEELLSRSLLEKAGTNHFKMHDLIHDLAQSIVGSEILILRSDVNNIPEEVRHVSLFEKVNPMIKALKGKPVRTFLNPYGYSYEDSTIVNSFFSSFMCLRALSLDYVPKCLGKLSHLRYLDLSYNNFEVLPNAITRLKNLQTLKLTGCVSLKRIPDNIGELINLRHLENSRCHDLTHMPHGIGKLTLLQSLPLFVVGNDIGQSRNHKIGGLSELKGLNQLRGGLCIRNLQNVRDVELVSRGGILKGKQCLQSLRLKWIRSGQDGGDEGDKSVMEGLQPHRHLKDIFIQGYEGTEFPSWMMNDELGSLFPYLIKIEISGCSRCKILPPFSQLPSLKSLKLKFMEELVELKEGSLTTPLFPSLESLELHVMPKLKELWRMDLLAEEGPSFSHLSKLYIRACSGLASLHPSPSLSQLEIRDCPNLASLELHSSPSLSQLEIINCHNLASLELHSSPSLSQLEIRNCHNLASLELHWSPSLSQLEIRYCHNLASLELHSSPSLSQLTIIDCHNLASLELPSSLRLSDLDIRKCPNLASLELHSSPSLSQLTIINCHNLASLELHSSPCLSRSWIYECPNLASFKVAPLPSLETLSLFTVRYGVICQIMSVSASLKSLYIGSIDDMISLPKELLQHVSGLVTLRIRECPNLQSLELPSSPSLSELRIINCPNLASFNVASLPRLEELSLRGVRAEVLRQFMFVSASSSLKSLCIREIDGMISLREEPLQYVSTLETLHIVKCSGLATLLHWMGSLSSLTELIIFGCSELKSLPEEIYSLKKLQTFYFCDYPDLEERYKETGEDRAKIAHIPHVSFYSDSIMYSKVWYDNSQSLELHSSPSLSRLTIHDCPNLASFNVASLPRLEELSLRGVRAEVLRQCMFVSASSSLKSLCIREIDEKRYNKETGKDRAKIDHIPRINFQSDRVMEYKTQEYRGPHLVKVSSVRRTISGMKSSLLIF; this is encoded by the exons ATGGCTGACCAAATTCCATTCGGTGTTGTGGAGCACATTTTGACCAACTTGGGGTCCTCGGCGTTTCAAGAAATTGGATCCATGTATGGTGTTCCAAAGGAGATGACCAAGCTCAAGGGGAAACTGGGCATCATCAAGGCTGTGCTTTTGGATGCTGAGGAGAAGCAGCAGCAGAGCAATCATGCAGTCAAAGATTGGGTCAAAGATTGGGTCCGGAGTCTCAAAGGCGTTGTGTATGACGCAGATGACTTGCTGGATGACTATGCAACCCATTATCTTCAGCGAGGAGGATTGGCAAGGCAGGTCAGTGATTTCTTCTCATCTGAAAATCAAGTTGCTTTTCGTTTAAACATGAGTCATAGACTCAAGGATATCAAAGAAAGGATAGATGACATTGAAAAAGGCATCCCCATGTTAAATCTGACTCCACGGGACATAGTACATAGGAGAGACAGCCATTCATTCGTGTTGCCGTCTGAAATGgtaggaagagaagaaaacaaagaggaGATAATAGGGAAGTTGTTGTCGTCCAAGGGTGAAGAAAAGCTTTCGGTTGTTGCCATTGTAGGCATTGGGGGGTTGGGAAAGACCACCCTTGCTAAATTGGTATACAATGATGAAAGAGTGGTCAATCATTTTGAGTTTAAGATATGGGCTTGCATTTCTGATGATTCTGGTGATAGTTTTGATGTTATTATGTggatcaaaaaaattttaaaatctctgAATGTTGGGGATGCTGAAAGTCTGGAGACTATGAAAACTAAGCTTCATGAAAAAATAAGTCAAAAGAGGTACTTGCTAGTCCTCGATGATGTTTGGAATCAAAATCCTCAAAAATGGGATGACGTGAGAACTTTATTAATGGTTGGGGCTATTGGTAGTAAAATTGTAGTGACCACCCGTAAACCAAGAGTTGCATCAATCATGGGAGATAATTCTCCCATTAGTTTGGAAGGTCTGGAACAAAATCACTCCTgggatttattttcaaaaatcgCATTTAGAGAAGGCCAGGAGAATTTGCATCCAGAAATTCTAGAAATTGGAGAAGAAATTGCAAAAATGTGCAAGGGAGTTCCTCTCGTCATTAAGACTTTAGCAATGATATTGCAGTCTAAAAGAGAACAGGGCGAATGGTTGTCTAttagaaacaataaaaatttgttgTCACTTGGCGATGAAAATGAGAATGTTCTAGGGGTGCTGAAATTAAGTTATGATAATTTGCCAACTCATTTGAGACAATGTTTTACATATTGTGCTTTATTTCCAAAAGACTTTGAGATTGAGAAAAAGTTGGTGGTACAACTATGGATAGCACAAGGTTATATTCAACCTTATAATAATAAGCAATTAGAGGATATAGGGGATCAATATGTTGAGGAATTATTGTCAAGGTCATTGTTGGAGAAGGCAGGAACCaatcattttaaaatgcatGACCTTATACATGATCTTGCACAATCAATTGTAGGATCTGAGATCCTTATTTTAAGAAGTGATGTAAATAACATTCCAGAAGAAGTTCGTCATGTATCATTGTTTGAAAAGGTAAATCCTATGATAAAGGCTCTAAAGGGAAAACCCGTAAGGACCTTTCTAAACCCTTATGGATATTCTTATGAAGATAGTACAAttgtaaattcatttttttcgaGTTTTATGTGTCTACGTGCATTGAGTTTAGATTATGTGCCAAAGTGTTTAGGCAAATTGAGTCATTTAAGGTATCTTGATCTTTCCTACAATAATTTTGAGGTACTTCCAAATGCTATTACAAGGTTAAAGAATTTGCAAACACTAAAACTCACAGGGTGTGTCAGTTTAAAAAGGATTCCAGACAATATAGGAGAATTGATCAATCTTAGACACTTGGAGAATAGTAGATGTCATGACTTGACTCATATGCCACATGGAATCGGCAAGTTGACTTTACTTCAAAGTCTACCATTGTTTGTGGTTGGGAATGATATAGGGCAGTCTAGGAATCACAAAATTGGTGGCTTGAGTGAATTGAAAGGCCTTAACCAACTAAGAGGAGGGTTATGCATACGTAATCTTCAAAACGTGAGGGATGTTGAACTGGTATCCAGGGGGGGAattttgaaaggaaaacaaTGTCTTCAGTCCTTGAGATTGAAATGGATACGGTCGGGCCAAGATGGGGGGGATGAGGGTGATAAGTCAGTGATGGAAGGCCTTCAACCACACCGACACCTAAAGGATATCTTTATACAAGGTTACGAAGGTACGGAGTTTCCAAGTTGGATGATGAATGATGAGTTGGGTTCCCTGTTTCCCTAcctaattaaaattgaaatttcaggATGTTCAAGATGCAAAATTCTGCCACCCTTTTCTCAACTCCCTTCTCTCAAGTCTTTGAAGCTTAAGTTTATGGAAGAACTGGTGGAGTTAAAGGAGGGTTCATTAACAACGCCACTCTTCCCATCTCTTGAATCGCTCGAACTCCATGTCATGCCAAAGTTGAAGGAATTGTGGAGGATGGACTTACTAGCAGAGGAAggtccttcattttctcatctttCGAAGTTATATATTCGTGCATGCTCTGGTTTGGCATCACTGCatccttctccttctctttctcaATTAGAAATCAGAGATTGCCCTAACTTGGCATCCTTGGAACTGCATTCGTCTCCTTCTCTTTCTCAATTAGAGATCATCAATTGCCATAACTTGGCATCCTTGGAACTGCATTCGTCTCCTTCTCTTTCTCAATTAGAGATCAGAAATTGCCATAACTTGGCATCCTTGGAACTGCATTGGTCTCCTTCTCTTTCTCAATTAGAGATCAGATATTGCCATAACTTGGCATCCTTGGAACTGCATTCGTCTCCTTCTCTTTCTCAATTAACGATCATCGATTGCCATAACTTGGCATCCTTGGAACTGCCGTCATCTCTTCGTCTTTCTGATTTAGATATCAGAAAATGCCCTAACTTGGCATCCTTGGAACTGcattcttctccttctctttctcaATTAACGATCATCAATTGCCATAACTTGGCATCCTTGGAACTGCATTCATCTCCTTGTCTTTCTCGATCATGGATCTATGAATGCCCTAACTTGGCATCCTTCAAAGTGGCTCCATTACCTTCTCTTGAGACACTATCTCTGTTCACAGTTAGATATGGTGTGATATGCCAGATAATGTCTGTCTCTGCTTCGTTGAAGTCTCTGTATATTGGAAGCATAGATGATATGATATCTCTCCCGAAGGAGCTACTTCAACATGTTTCTGGCTTGGTAACGTTACGGATCCGTGAGTGTCCTAACTTGCAATCCTTGGAACTGCCGTCATCTCCTTCTCTTTCTGAATTAAGGATCATAAATTGCCCTAACTTGGCATCCTTCAATGTGGCATCATTACCTCGTCTTGAGGAACTAAGCCTGCGTGGAGTCAGAGCAGAGGTACTGAGGCAGTTCATGTTTGTCtctgcttcttcttcattgaagtCTCTGTGTATACGGGAGATTGATGGTATGATATCTCTCCGAGAGGAGCCGCTTCAATATGTTTCCACTCTCGAAACTCTCCACATTGTTAAGTGCTCTGGTTTGGCAACATTACTACACTGGATGGGCAGCCTTTCCTCGCTTACGgaacttattatttttggcTGCTCGGAATTGAAATCACTGCCAGAAGAGATCTATTCCCTTAAAAAACTGCAGACATTTTATTTCTGTGATTATCCAGACCTAGAGGAAAGATACAAGGAAACAGGTGAAGACCGGGCCAAGATTGCTCATATCCCACATGTTAGTTTCTACAGTGATTCGATTATGTATAGTAAG GTCTGGTATGATAACTCTCAATCCTTGGAACTGCATTCATCTCCTTCTCTTTCTCGATTAACAATCCATGATTGcccaaacttggcatccttcaaTGTGGCATCATTACCTCGTCTTGAGGAACTAAGCCTGCGTGGAGTCAGAGCAGAGGTACTGAGGCAGTGCATGTTTGTCtctgcttcttcttcattgaagtCTCTGTGTATACGGGAGATTGATG AGAAAAGATACAACAAGGAAACAGGTAAAGACCGGGCCAAGATTGATCATATCCCACGTATTAATTTCCAAAGTGATCGAGTTATGGAATATAAG ACCCAAGAATACAGAGGGCCACACTTGGTGAAGGTTTCATCAGTAAGGAGAACCATTTCAGGTATGAAATCCTCCCTTCTCATTTTCTAA